The following proteins are co-located in the Patescibacteria group bacterium genome:
- the tpiA gene encoding triose-phosphate isomerase, with product MNSKKIVIANWKMNPLSLTEAKRIFADTKKTANTLRNVQSVVCPPFIYLNELKNLVSGHRCAIGAQDVFFERNGAYTGEISAAMLAKAGVKYVIVGHSERRAQGETDEVVNKKTLAALKEGLHVVLCVGERERDEHARYFDFIRGELERALNGVPKKMAEKLIIAYEPLWAIGREAKSADTPKGTFETTLFIRKILADMYDKKMAMGMPVLYGGSVNKKNANEFLAHGGVQGLLVGRASLVGAHFAEILREADRS from the coding sequence ATGAATAGCAAAAAAATCGTTATTGCCAACTGGAAGATGAACCCACTCTCGCTTACGGAAGCGAAGCGTATTTTTGCCGACACCAAAAAAACGGCGAATACTTTGCGCAATGTACAGAGCGTGGTGTGTCCCCCTTTCATATATTTGAATGAATTAAAAAATCTGGTTTCGGGGCATCGTTGCGCAATCGGAGCACAAGATGTTTTTTTTGAAAGAAATGGCGCGTACACGGGGGAAATATCTGCGGCGATGCTTGCCAAAGCTGGGGTAAAGTATGTCATTGTCGGACACTCGGAGAGAAGAGCGCAAGGCGAAACTGACGAAGTGGTGAACAAAAAGACGCTCGCGGCGCTCAAAGAAGGGCTCCATGTCGTGCTGTGTGTCGGAGAACGCGAACGCGATGAACATGCGCGCTATTTTGATTTTATTCGGGGAGAGCTTGAACGGGCTCTCAATGGCGTGCCGAAGAAGATGGCGGAGAAACTTATCATCGCCTACGAGCCGCTCTGGGCGATAGGCAGAGAGGCAAAGAGCGCGGATACGCCGAAAGGCACTTTTGAGACAACACTTTTTATACGGAAAATTCTCGCGGACATGTACGATAAAAAAATGGCTATGGGTATGCCGGTCCTCTACGGCGGGTCGGTGAACAAAAAAAATGCAAACGAGTTTCTTGCTCACGGAGGCGTACAGGGGCTCTTGGTGGGTCGTGCAAGTCTCGTCGGCGCGCATTTTGCCGAAATATTAAGAGAAGCCGATCGCTCATAA
- a CDS encoding phosphoglycerate kinase: MKTPPHIVRGIPELPHIKDIKDLRGKRVLLRLDLNVPIKNGRVVDDFRIIKSLPTIKYLKKCGARVIIISHIGRDRKDTLEPVARHLSTYVRVGFIPEQVKEKLRTIIDNMKNGTVIVLENVRRDLGETKNNKVYAKHLAELADVYVNDAFSASHRHHASIVGVPKLLPCYIGFLFEEELKHLSATFRPLRPFVLIVGGAKLETKIPLIKKYLSIADTVFVGGALANVLFKAEGHEIGRSFTGNFKGRVSALLRHKKILIPSDVLVERNGKSLVKETDEVLSSDLIVDIGPKTLRALEERIGKARSVLFNGPLGNYEIGYDEGTARVLKTIAKSNARSILGGGDTAYMAMRLRLEKKFTFISTGGGAMIEFLAKGTLPGIEALKKKRDKRKT, translated from the coding sequence ATGAAAACACCTCCACACATTGTACGCGGCATACCAGAACTCCCGCACATAAAAGATATCAAGGACCTCAGAGGCAAACGCGTGCTGTTGCGTCTTGATTTAAACGTTCCGATAAAGAACGGGCGTGTTGTTGACGACTTCCGCATCATAAAATCGCTTCCCACGATCAAGTACTTAAAAAAATGCGGTGCGCGCGTCATCATCATAAGTCATATCGGAAGAGACCGTAAAGACACGCTAGAGCCGGTAGCGCGCCATCTCAGTACCTATGTAAGAGTTGGTTTCATACCCGAACAAGTAAAAGAGAAACTCCGGACCATTATTGATAACATGAAAAATGGAACAGTCATCGTGTTGGAAAACGTGCGCAGAGATCTCGGCGAAACGAAAAATAACAAGGTCTATGCGAAACATTTGGCGGAGCTTGCGGATGTATATGTCAATGACGCGTTTTCAGCGTCGCATCGCCACCACGCTTCCATTGTCGGTGTTCCCAAACTCCTTCCCTGCTATATCGGGTTTCTCTTTGAAGAAGAACTCAAGCATCTATCTGCGACATTCCGTCCATTGCGGCCGTTTGTGCTCATTGTAGGCGGTGCGAAACTTGAGACAAAAATCCCTCTTATTAAAAAGTACCTGAGTATCGCGGACACTGTGTTTGTAGGCGGTGCTCTGGCTAATGTGCTCTTTAAGGCAGAAGGACATGAGATCGGTAGATCGTTTACCGGCAATTTCAAAGGGCGAGTGAGCGCGCTCCTGCGTCATAAAAAAATTCTCATACCTTCTGACGTATTGGTAGAGAGAAATGGAAAAAGTCTGGTCAAAGAGACGGATGAAGTTCTCTCCTCCGATCTGATCGTAGACATAGGACCCAAAACACTGAGAGCGCTTGAAGAACGTATCGGAAAAGCACGATCGGTTCTTTTCAACGGCCCGCTCGGGAACTATGAAATAGGATATGACGAAGGAACGGCCCGCGTGCTCAAAACGATCGCAAAAAGCAATGCGCGATCCATACTCGGCGGAGGTGATACGGCATATATGGCGATGCGTTTGCGGCTTGAGAAAAAATTTACGTTCATCTCAACCGGCGGAGGCGCTATGATAGAATTCTTGGCAAAAGGCACATTGCCGGGAATTGAAGCACTGAAGAAAAAAAGAGACAAGCGGAAAACATAA